Genomic segment of Bacillota bacterium:
TGAACGACGAGGGACGCAAAGCTGTGCTGGTGGCATATCAGCAACGCAAGCAGGAGGAGACGGCGCATCCGCACCTGAAACAGGCAATCCCGTTTGGCGTGGTGCCGATGGTGCAGGCAAGGTTGCTGGCGCGCGCCCTGCGCGAGGATGTGCCCCACTACGCGCCGTTCACTTTGACATGAGGAGGCAAAGATGGCACGCATCGATATCGTGGTCACCTATGACGTCAACACGGAGGACGCCGCCGGGCGCAAGCGGTTGCGCAAAGTGGCGAAAATCTGCGAGGCATACGGACAGCGCGTGCAGAAGTCGGTATTCGAGTGCAGTGTCACCGCTCCGCAGATGGAACGGATGCGCCACCGGCTGCTGAAAGTGATCGACACGGAAGCGGACAGCCTGCGCATCTATCGCCTCGTTGGCGGGCGCGAGGGGTGTGTGGAGACCTACGGCAGGGACACCTACGAGGACTATGAATCGCCCCAAATTGTATAATTTGCTGACACTAGATTTCCGC
This window contains:
- the cas2 gene encoding CRISPR-associated endonuclease Cas2 — protein: MARIDIVVTYDVNTEDAAGRKRLRKVAKICEAYGQRVQKSVFECSVTAPQMERMRHRLLKVIDTEADSLRIYRLVGGREGCVETYGRDTYEDYESPQIV